TGTGGTACCGGTTCGGAAGGGTGACGGGGGCTCGGACGGTGGCGCCGCTGACGCGGTTTCAGGCCGGGACGCATGCGGGGCGGGCCCGAGAGCCCGCCCCATTCGGTGTCCCACCCGGGTCCCGCCGGTCGTCAGGCGATCGGCTCGCTGCCCGTGGCCGTCTTGGCCCAGCGGCTGCGGCCGTCGCGATGCAGCCCGTAGGCCTTGAGCCGGCGCCACAGCGTGGTGCGACTGATCCCGAGGTGCTTGGCGGTCTCGGCCAGCTTCCAGCCATGCTGGTCAAGGGTGCGGACGATGGCATCCCGTTCGCGGTCGGCGAGGGTGCTCGGGCCGTCGACGCCGGGCACGAACATCGCCTCCCCGAGCTCCAGCCCGCCCACGCGCAGGGGCCGCAGCCGGCCGCCCATGGCCGCCAGGCGGGGCAGCAGGTTCTGCGCATCCTCGGCGGGATCGAGGAGGTCGGCCAGTCCGTCGCGGGCCTGGGCGTTGGCGTACAAGACCCTCCCCTGCGGATCAAACACGACCACGCCCTCGCTGAACCCGTCGAGCAGGGCCTTGGCGAGCGGCGAGAAAATGGAGGGTGCAGGCGTATGGTTATCCGGCATGGTCGAGTCTACGGTAGCGTTCGGAAAGGGGTTTCAGTCTGCTTCCATCCCGGTGACGACTGGCGGGGGGCTCGCATGGACACCCACCCCCGGCCCTACTCCGGGATGCCGGCCCCCACCCCTGGGCCGGCGCCCTCCATCCGCTCGGCGTGAATCACCAGCCCGAGCCCGGCGAAGATCAGGAGCCCCGCCGCCAGGGTCCGGCCCGAGAGACCCTCGTCGGGGAGGACCAAGGGAGCCACCAACGCCGCCAGCAGCGGCTGAAGGTAGATGAAGGAGGCCACGGTCTGGGGTGATACGCGCCGCAGCGCCCAGAGGTTGAGCAGGTAGGCCAGGATGGTCGGAAAGAGGACGATGAACCCCACCAGCGCCCATGCCCCCGGGGTCACCGCCGCCACCGCGCCGCCGCGCAGCGAGGGCGCCGCGATCGGCAGGGTCCCCACCATCGCGAACGCCATGATGTAGGTGGAGGCCGTCAGCGCGTCGAGCTGGCGGAGCAAGGGCTTGGACAGCAGGAAGTAGCCGGCGTAGCAGAGCATGGCGAGGAGGATCAGCAGGTTGCCCAGCGCCACGCCGGGCGCGAACGAGAGCCGGTCCGGCCCCACCAGGTAGATGGCGCCGAGCCCCGCCACCCCGATGCCCCACAGCTTGCCCGCGGAGGGGCGCTCCTGCCCCAGGAGCAGCGCGCCCAGCACGGTGAAGACGGGGGCGGTGGTCGTGAGGATGGTGGCGTTCACCGCGGTCGTGTGGCTCAGCCCGAAGACAAAGAGCGACTGGTTGCCGGTGACGCCGAGCAGGCCGCAGAGCGCCACGTGGGCCAGGGTGCGGCGGTCGCGGATCCAGGGGCCGCCGCGGGCCAGGTTGAGCAGCCCGAGCGCGAGGGCGGCTCCCACCACCCGGCAGCCCACCAGCAGCCCGGCCGGGACGGTGGCCAGCACCAGCCGGCCCACGATGGCGTTGCTGGCGAAGAGCACCTGCACCACGATGAGCGCCAGGTACGGCCCCCGGCTGCCGGCGACGGGCTTCACCGGCGCCGGTGCCGGGGCGGCTTGAAGCGGGCCCGCTTCTCCTGCTGGTCGGCCTGGCGCAGCAGCGCCTTGAGCTGGTCCAGGGTGTCGGCGTGGAGCGCGGGGCGGTTGCCGCGCACCACTGCGAAGGCGAGCGGCCGGTCCACCGCCGGCAGGTCATCCGGCTGGAGCCGGCGGGCTTGCCCCTCACGCAGTTCCAGGCGGACGGCCGGTCCGGCGGCCGTCACCTCGTAGCGCAGCGGCACCTGGTCGCCGAACACCCGGGCGCTGCCCGGCAGCTCCAGCAGCCGCGCCCGCGTGCCCTCGTCCACGGCGCCGACGTCGAGCTCCACCGGCGTGCCGAGGAAGCCGCGCCATCCGGTCACGCCGGAGAGCCGCTCGCGCAGCCGGGCGCGGATGGTCTCCGGGGCGGCGGCCGTGAGGGTACCGCCGGAGCGGCGCCATAGCTCGCCCAGTTCCTGCGCCGCGCGCCGGATCCGGCCCTGGCTCGGGTGCACCGTCTCGCCGGCGAGGAGCATTCCGGCCAGCGCGTCCGCCAGTGGCTCGCGGAACTCGGGCGGCACCGGATCCTCCAGCGGTTCCACCAGCGCGTCGAGCTCGAAGCCGAAATACTCCAGCCGCTGCCGGACCACGAGCCCCTGGTGCTTGCGCGGCCCGCCCACCTCGATCTCCGCGCGGCTGCGCCGCGCACAGCGCCGGATCAGGTCGTAGCCCAGCGTGGTCCCCTCGATGGCGGCGCGCGGCACGCCGAACCGGTCGGCGAAGAACCGCAGGCCACCCGCCACGGCCCCCCATGTGCCCGCCACCGAGTTGCGCGAGACCCGCGCCTCCTGGCCGTCGGCGGTGTGCTCGTCGATCACCAGGTCGAACGGCATGATCCGGGCGACCAGCTCGAGCCAGAGGTCCCGCAGCTCCCGGCCGGCGTAGGGCAGCTTCCCCGGCAGCGGCAGCTCGAGCGCGCGGTACACCGACGCCGCCCCGAGGGCGATGTCCTCGATCGCCTTGACCAGCACCCCGCGCGCCTCGGCCCACTCCGCCAGCCCCGCCTCGTCGAAGAGGTGCCGCGGCAGGCCGTGCACCTCACCCAGGTGGGCGTGCCGGTTCACCGCTTCCGCAAAGAGGTTGTAGGCGGTGAGGTGGTCGCTGCCGTTCACCCGGGCGCCTTCGAGGTCGCGCTCCTCGCGGGTCATCCGGTGCAGCGAGTCGATGTTGGCGCAGACCGCCACCACCGGCACCAGCGGCCCGCTGGCATGCACCAGCAGCTCGCCCCAGTGCCGCTCCACCGGCATCGCCTCCACCTCGCGACCGTAGCGGGTGAGCCGCCCCTGCTCGATCAGCCCACGGTCGGTGAGCAGCGCCACCGCCTTGCGGTAGGCGGTCCGGTCGATCGGCACCGGAAGGTCGAGCTCGCTCGCGTCGACCCCGAGCGCCGCGCAGGTCACCGCCACCCGCTCGGCGTCGCCGGCGAGCTGGAACTCGGGGGGCGTGGGCCGGAGCTTTTCGAACACCAGCTCCCGGTCGGAGAGGATGAACACCTCGCCGTCGGGCACCCGGCCGTGCACCCGCCCCGCCATCTGCAGGATCTCGTTGGCGCCGAGATAGAGCCGGTGCAGCACATTGCGGCCGCGGTCCACCACGTTGGCGTAGCGGGCGTCGTAGATCACCACCGTGTCGAGCCCGCGGATATTCAGCGCCGACTGTCCCGCGGCGGTCATGGCCAGCAGGAAGGGTCGGTGCGCCTCCCCCTCGAGGAAGGGGCGGATCACCCGGATCGGCTCGCCCCCGTGGTAGAACGCGGCGTGCAGCCTGGGCCACCGCTCGCCGAGGCCGCGGGCCAGCTGCTCCACCTCGGCGCGGGTAGGGACAAAGACCGCCACCCCGCGCTTCTCGCGGATCAGGTGCCGCACGAACTTGTCATCGAGGAACTCGTCGGCGCGCTGCGGCAGCACCTTCACCCGCGCCTTGAGCGCCGGGTCGAACGCGGTGGTTTCGAGCACTTCGGCCGATTCGAGGTAGCGGGCGTAGAACGACGGGTCCACGGTGGCCGAGAGCCAGATGAACCGGCAGCCGGCGCGCTTGCCCAGGGCCAGGCAGAGCTCCAGCTCGGCCGAGGTCTGGTGGATCTCATCCACGATCAGG
The Gemmatimonadota bacterium DNA segment above includes these coding regions:
- a CDS encoding helix-turn-helix domain-containing protein, translating into MPDNHTPAPSIFSPLAKALLDGFSEGVVVFDPQGRVLYANAQARDGLADLLDPAEDAQNLLPRLAAMGGRLRPLRVGGLELGEAMFVPGVDGPSTLADRERDAIVRTLDQHGWKLAETAKHLGISRTTLWRRLKAYGLHRDGRSRWAKTATGSEPIA
- a CDS encoding DEAD/DEAH box helicase, encoding MPPSRDHLLPPDLDAWRHAAHPHGRILVIAPTRAACETIELALGLTGVETLLERQHGAELRALAASGKGFGIVAGTGTGKTLGIRPIAESILQAPLRVGVVNREREATPETPGWNVVIVTTGIARRWFEDNLITRHDTLIVDEIHQTSAELELCLALGKRAGCRFIWLSATVDPSFYARYLESAEVLETTAFDPALKARVKVLPQRADEFLDDKFVRHLIREKRGVAVFVPTRAEVEQLARGLGERWPRLHAAFYHGGEPIRVIRPFLEGEAHRPFLLAMTAAGQSALNIRGLDTVVIYDARYANVVDRGRNVLHRLYLGANEILQMAGRVHGRVPDGEVFILSDRELVFEKLRPTPPEFQLAGDAERVAVTCAALGVDASELDLPVPIDRTAYRKAVALLTDRGLIEQGRLTRYGREVEAMPVERHWGELLVHASGPLVPVVAVCANIDSLHRMTREERDLEGARVNGSDHLTAYNLFAEAVNRHAHLGEVHGLPRHLFDEAGLAEWAEARGVLVKAIEDIALGAASVYRALELPLPGKLPYAGRELRDLWLELVARIMPFDLVIDEHTADGQEARVSRNSVAGTWGAVAGGLRFFADRFGVPRAAIEGTTLGYDLIRRCARRSRAEIEVGGPRKHQGLVVRQRLEYFGFELDALVEPLEDPVPPEFREPLADALAGMLLAGETVHPSQGRIRRAAQELGELWRRSGGTLTAAAPETIRARLRERLSGVTGWRGFLGTPVELDVGAVDEGTRARLLELPGSARVFGDQVPLRYEVTAAGPAVRLELREGQARRLQPDDLPAVDRPLAFAVVRGNRPALHADTLDQLKALLRQADQQEKRARFKPPRHRRR
- a CDS encoding DMT family transporter → MKPVAGSRGPYLALIVVQVLFASNAIVGRLVLATVPAGLLVGCRVVGAALALGLLNLARGGPWIRDRRTLAHVALCGLLGVTGNQSLFVFGLSHTTAVNATILTTTAPVFTVLGALLLGQERPSAGKLWGIGVAGLGAIYLVGPDRLSFAPGVALGNLLILLAMLCYAGYFLLSKPLLRQLDALTASTYIMAFAMVGTLPIAAPSLRGGAVAAVTPGAWALVGFIVLFPTILAYLLNLWALRRVSPQTVASFIYLQPLLAALVAPLVLPDEGLSGRTLAAGLLIFAGLGLVIHAERMEGAGPGVGAGIPE